One Lutzomyia longipalpis isolate SR_M1_2022 chromosome 4, ASM2433408v1 DNA segment encodes these proteins:
- the LOC129795585 gene encoding beta-1,3-galactosyltransferase brn, translated as MWGKMRRKMFLPPFLSRILNCVRVKHVIAVIGILLLLNFFGAFTHLFESDFYTEFHYPLEEDIPRLAEQVRRGQKPDVAPITIYNHTLLHNPSHKCRDKEFPVAPRLVFLVKSALRNFKRRNAIRVTWGFERRFSDVTVRTVFLLGVPGSPEDVETQKLIDIEATSYRDVIQADFVDTYFNNTIKTMTGLRWAVDFCPRARFYMLVDDDFYISTKNVLRFVRNPVHYPEYLEEADETIRQLARKLTLTAVGNISETVDRKEIQDVLERHPVAHSVDSRKNLWQLRQHLVAPEAAKAQIGPKSAAAKPQDRQLLDMDLPADVRLYAGFVFTSSPHRHRTSKWYVDLDEYRWHMWPPYVSAGACIFSREALLQLYFASMFTKHFRFDDIYMGIVAMKANIEPLHSEEFYFQKLTYSGPHSYRYTIASHGYDNPDELAKVWAEIKAAGHA; from the exons ATGTGGGGGAAGATGAGGAGGAAGATGTTTCTTCCGCCCTTCCTGTCTCGCATCCTCAATTGTGTCCGTGTTAAGCACGTAATAGCTGTGATTGGGATTCTCCTCCTCTTGAATTTCTTCGGCGCCTTCACGCATCTCTTTGAAAGTGATTTCTACACAGAATTCCATTATCCCCTGGAGGAGGATATTCCACGGCTGGCTGAGCAAGTGAGACGCGGTCAGAAGCCCGATGTGGCTCCCATTACCATTTACAATCACACCCTACTCCACAATCCGAGTCACAAGTGCAGAGACAAGGAGTTTCCCGTTGCGCCGCGCCTAGTTTTTCTCGTGAAAAGCGCCCTGCGGAATTTTAAGCGTCGCAATGCTATTCGTGTCACATGGGGCTTTGAACGACGCTTCTCAGACGTCACAGTGCGTACGGTATTCCTTTTGGGTGTCCCAGGGAGCCCTGAAGATGTGGAGACGCAGAAACTCATTGACATCGAAGCCACGAGCTATCGTGATGTGATCCAAGCTGACTTTGTGGATACCTACTTCAATAATACCATCAAAACAATGACTGGCCTGCGGTGGGCTGTGGATTTCTGCCCCCGAGCACGATTCTACATGCTAGTCGATGATGATTTCTACATCAGCACCAAGAATGTTCTACGATTCGTCCGAAATCCCGTCCACTATCCCGAATACTTGGAGGAAGCTGATGAGACAATACGACAATTGGCCAGGAAGTTAACCCTCACAGCTGTGGGGAATATATCCGAGACGGTGGATAGGAAGGAGATACAGGATGTTCTCGAACGGCATCCAGTTGCCCATTCTGTGGACAGTAGAAAAAATCTCTGGCAATTGAGGCAACATTTGGTAGCACCGGAAGCAGCAAAAGCCCAAATCGGCCCCAAGAGTGCCGCAGCAAAACCTCAGGATCGGCAACTTCTCGATATGGACCTTCCGGCAGATGTTCGTCTCTATGCTGGATTTGTCTTCACATCCTCCCCACATCGTCATCGAACTAGCAAATGGTATGTGGATCTAGATGAGTACCGTTGGCATATGTGGCCACCATATGTATCAGCTGGAGCGTGCATCTTCTCCCGGGAAGCTCTTCTTCAGCTCTACTTTGCCAGCATGTTTACGAAGCACTTCAG ATTCGACGATATATACATGGGGATAGTAGCAATGAAAGCCAACATTGAACCCCTCCATTCGGAGGAGTTCTACTTCCAGAAACTTACATACAGTGGACCACATAGCTACAGGTACACCATTGCATCCCATGGCTATGACAATCCCGATGAATTAGCCAAGGTTTGGGCAGAAATTAAGGCAGCTGGACATGCATAA
- the LOC129795642 gene encoding UDP-glucose 4-epimerase gives MTKQTVLVTGGAGYVGSHTILELLNASYDVVCVDNLCNAYRGHNCTLPESLVRVQELTGHSVAFYDVDIRNKEALTDVFNKHKIDCVAHFAALKAVGESCKFPLQYYQNNITGTSILLEVMAQAGCYNFVYSSSATVYGEPEFLPLTEQHPTGKCTSPYGKSKYFTEEILKDLCESDKRWNAVALRYFNPVGAHPSGRIGEDPNGEPNNLMPYISQVAVGRRPVLRIYGTDYPTKDGTGVRDYIHIVDLAVGHVKALDKLGEGKIRGFVAFNLGTGAGYSVLEMVDAFSTASGVKIPYEKCPRRAGDIAESYADATLAAKSLNWHAQKGIKEMCKDTWNWQQTNPNGYSAAKL, from the exons ATGACCAAACAGACGGTTCTCGTGACTGGTGGTGCAGGATATGTGGGATCTCATACAATTCTTGAGCTTCTCAATGCATCCTATGACGTTGTATGCGTGGACAACCTCTGCAATGCCTATAGAGGTCACAATTGCACTCTTCCGGAATCTCTGGTACGTGTTCAGGAGCTAACTGGGCATTCCGTGGCATTTTACGACGTGGACATTCGCAATAAGGAGGCATTGACTGATGTTTTCAACAAG CATAAGATCGACTGTGTGGCCCACTTTGCAGCCCTCAAGGCCGTCGGGGAGTCATGCAAATTCCCACTGCAGTACTACCAAAACAACATAACCGGCACGAGTATTCTGTTGGAAGTTATGGCTCAGGCTGGatgctacaactttgtctacAGCTCCAGTGCAACTGTGTACGGGGAACCGGAGTTTCTACCCCTAACTGAGCAACACCCTACGGGCAAATGCACGAGCCCCTATGGCAAAAGTAAATACTTCACTGAGGAAATCCTCAAGGATCTGTGTGAGTCAGATAAACGCTGGAATGCCGTGGCTCTGCGGTACTTTAATCCCGTCGGAGCGCACCCAAGTGGACGAATTGGTGAGGATCCCAATGGAGAACCAAACAATCTCATGCCCTACATTTCCCAGGTGGCCGTTGGGAGGCGCCCAGTGCTACGTATCTATGGGACTGATTATCCAACGAAGGACGGAACAGGTGTCCGGGACTACATTCACATTGTGGACCTTGCTGTGGGGCATGTGAAGGCCCTCGATAAGTTGggtgaaggaaaaattcgGGGTTTTGTGGCATTCAATCTCGGTACAGGTGCTGGGTATTCCGTACTGGAGATGGTTGATGCATTTTCAACGGCATCAGGTGTTAAGATTCCCTATGAAAAATGTCCTCGACGTGCTGGAGATATTGCCGAGAGCTATGCGGATGCCACGCTGGCGGCTAAGAGTCTCAATTGGCACGCCCAGAAGGGTATCAAGGAGATGTGCAAGGATACGTGGAATTGGCAACAAACCAATCCCAATGGCTATTCCGCAGCAAAGCTCTAA
- the LOC129795755 gene encoding endocuticle structural glycoprotein ABD-5-like yields the protein MKVIAILVIFASLAAAVPLPDGLEPHIPVLERTEVRDEHGQYALSYLTANGIATAEQGALKQSNEGNVLVRQGSWAYLGPDNVKYIVNYVADENGYRATGSHLPEPPAS from the exons ATGAAAGTG attgctattttagtgatttttgCGAGTCTCGCGGCTGCAGTACCCCTTCCGGATGGCCTAGAACCACATATCCCTGTGCTGGAGAGGACAGAGGTGCGCGATGAGCACGGACAGTATGCTCTGAGCTATCTAACAGCCAATGGGATTGCAACAGCCGAACAGGGTGCCCTAAAGCAATCTAATGAGGGAAATGTACTCGTACGTCAGGGATCTTGGGCATATCTTGGCCCCGACAATGTAAAGTACATTGTAAACTACGTGGCAGATGAGAATGGATATCGTGCCACGGGAAGTCACCTCCCTGAACCACCAGCATCGTAG